In a genomic window of Maridesulfovibrio ferrireducens:
- a CDS encoding MFS transporter, which translates to MLTTLSVVIWAGTSIFVPGLSTIAHDLNMNGSQLSLALTISLFSFAVTVLLVGPLSDAWGRKKFLVFGMILFTGGSIGCGVAQTINCFYLGRFLQGCAMGMIKVPVMAMVRDECPGFLAYKVFGLLGALTALIPVLAMLVGGLIIECFGWRSTFIVLSVAAAGSSVFSLFIPETLRPEDRLAHVNISNSFALYLKIVFSRQVLLVTSVLIFFAIFHGAYMFITPLAFAGDFKLSPTDFALYNIFTVGCMALGQFAATKAVVRFDPKKLYPGGAAIATLGGGLFIFLKFVIGMENAASFMCPLMFMAFSYGFIDPIGITSLFSRFRETAAMASAVFLSLFLIFQGAGSILSGLLLDAGFSTSSTMTFVIVPLGIILLVLAIAGRNSIHEPIL; encoded by the coding sequence TGATCTGGGCCGGTACCAGTATATTCGTCCCCGGGCTCTCTACTATTGCCCATGATCTAAACATGAACGGTAGCCAGTTAAGTCTAGCTCTGACCATTTCTCTATTTAGTTTTGCTGTGACGGTACTCTTAGTGGGGCCATTGTCCGATGCATGGGGAAGAAAGAAATTTCTTGTGTTTGGAATGATATTGTTTACCGGAGGGAGCATAGGGTGTGGGGTTGCGCAAACCATTAATTGTTTTTATCTTGGTCGTTTTTTGCAAGGGTGCGCCATGGGGATGATCAAAGTTCCCGTCATGGCCATGGTGCGTGATGAGTGTCCCGGTTTTTTGGCGTATAAAGTTTTTGGTCTACTTGGGGCTTTAACTGCCCTTATTCCCGTACTGGCAATGCTTGTTGGCGGGTTGATTATTGAGTGTTTTGGATGGCGATCTACTTTTATAGTTTTAAGCGTGGCGGCGGCTGGCAGCTCGGTATTCAGTCTTTTTATACCTGAGACTCTTCGACCAGAAGATCGTCTAGCTCATGTAAATATTTCCAACAGCTTTGCTCTTTACCTAAAAATTGTCTTTTCCCGTCAAGTTTTGCTGGTAACTAGTGTACTCATCTTTTTTGCCATATTTCACGGTGCGTACATGTTTATCACTCCGCTCGCTTTTGCTGGAGATTTCAAACTTTCTCCGACTGATTTTGCTCTCTATAATATATTTACCGTGGGGTGTATGGCACTAGGACAATTCGCGGCAACCAAGGCTGTTGTTCGTTTTGATCCCAAAAAGTTATACCCTGGTGGGGCTGCCATTGCCACTCTAGGTGGTGGACTTTTCATCTTTTTAAAGTTTGTGATTGGCATGGAAAACGCGGCCAGTTTCATGTGTCCATTAATGTTCATGGCTTTTAGTTATGGATTTATTGATCCAATTGGGATCACATCACTTTTCTCCCGATTCAGGGAGACCGCAGCTATGGCTTCAGCCGTATTCCTTAGCTTGTTCCTGATTTTTCAAGGAGCAGGCAGTATACTCTCAGGTCTATTGCTTGATGCCGGTTTTTCCACATCCAGCACTATGACATTCGTAATTGTTCCGCTAGGAATTATTCTTTTAGTGTTAGCAATCGCAGGCAGAAATAGTATTCATGAACCTATCCTGTAA
- a CDS encoding phosphorylase, whose amino-acid sequence MPDKTVGIVAAMEQEAKAICPVSEKSMLGRFELLSGILPGGNHFMCIVSGIGTERAAEAATLLAQKKPSLILSAGVSGGLARGTSAGDLLAASTIHSEIPDFAPWHEPEQDADIRKELLPAYRRIPSGPMVTAAAPVMTQQEKTSLHDKTGALAADMESIAVAQVAAKEGIPFACIRAVSDASTRAIPAESLNGVTASGKTQLTPILKAIANRPSLILELIPMGMDYSKALKSLGKIFI is encoded by the coding sequence ATGCCAGATAAAACAGTTGGAATCGTTGCGGCGATGGAGCAGGAAGCAAAAGCTATTTGCCCTGTATCAGAAAAAAGTATGCTTGGAAGGTTTGAACTTCTTTCAGGGATTTTGCCGGGTGGAAATCACTTTATGTGCATAGTCTCAGGAATAGGAACTGAGCGGGCGGCGGAGGCGGCGACTCTACTTGCACAAAAAAAACCGAGCCTGATACTCAGTGCCGGAGTTTCAGGAGGACTGGCTCGCGGAACCTCTGCGGGAGATCTTTTAGCAGCTTCCACAATTCACTCAGAAATACCTGATTTTGCCCCTTGGCATGAACCTGAACAGGATGCTGATATTCGTAAAGAACTCCTGCCGGCCTATAGACGAATTCCTTCCGGCCCAATGGTTACAGCCGCAGCTCCAGTGATGACACAACAAGAAAAAACTTCGCTCCACGACAAAACCGGAGCTCTCGCCGCAGATATGGAAAGCATTGCCGTAGCGCAAGTTGCCGCAAAAGAAGGAATACCCTTCGCCTGTATCCGCGCTGTCAGCGATGCATCAACCAGAGCAATTCCAGCGGAATCATTAAACGGAGTTACTGCCAGCGGTAAAACACAACTGACTCCGATTTTAAAAGCAATTGCAAACCGTCCTTCATTGATCCTTGAACTGATACCAATGGGTATGGACTATTCCAAGGCGCTTAAAAGTTTAGGTAAAATTTTTATTTAA